One window from the genome of Rubinisphaera margarita encodes:
- a CDS encoding ThiF family adenylyltransferase, with product MERLAEVTVTVIGVGAIGRQVAQQLASIGVRRMQLIDFDTVDLTNITTQGYLRGDLGKSKIIATGETISRIDPLIELELIQDRFRPTQAVGEVVFCCVDSISARAAIWRSVGEICSFWADGRMLGEVIRVLTATDPDSNRHYGKTLFSQRDAQRGTCTSESTIYAASIAAGMMTHQFTRWLRGIPTDRDTTLNLLAGEWTLCDRTS from the coding sequence ATGGAGCGTCTGGCCGAGGTCACGGTGACCGTGATCGGCGTCGGCGCAATCGGCCGGCAAGTAGCGCAACAGCTGGCATCAATTGGCGTCCGCCGAATGCAATTGATCGATTTCGATACCGTCGATCTGACGAACATCACGACTCAAGGATATCTGCGAGGCGATCTCGGCAAGTCCAAGATCATCGCGACAGGAGAAACTATCTCCAGGATCGATCCCTTGATCGAGCTGGAGCTCATCCAAGACCGCTTTCGGCCCACGCAAGCAGTCGGGGAAGTGGTGTTCTGCTGCGTGGATTCGATCTCGGCCCGAGCGGCGATCTGGCGCTCGGTAGGCGAAATCTGCTCCTTCTGGGCAGACGGACGCATGCTGGGCGAAGTCATCCGTGTGCTGACGGCCACCGATCCTGACAGCAACCGGCATTACGGGAAAACGCTCTTTTCACAGAGGGATGCCCAACGAGGAACGTGCACGTCGGAAAGCACGATCTACGCGGCCAGCATTGCTGCTGGCATGATGACGCATCAGTTTACCCGCTGGCTGCGCGGTATTCCTACTGACCGGGATACCACCCTCAATCTGCTCGCGGGGGAATGGACACTCTGCGACCGAACATCATGA
- the dpdE gene encoding protein DpdE: MSQGRTKHNFVESSENNLGIGKVIAINGESATIEYFRSPVGDGCLHCEVPTKSLARKVLFPETRAYYRNPETGEVEVGRILAFHKDDDKYFVRFPNEVCRLLSSEEVEVRCRLPIEDPTDHLAGEVNETAFWHSLRSEFVRHLMDQQQMSGGLSALLSSSIEIVAHQASVVRRVLTDPFQRYLLADEVGLGKTIEAGVLIKQFTLDEPSDHQTIVIVPEALRMQWQQELTHRFHLGELLGKAIHIVANRDAKQLGSNLPRARMIVIDEAHHLSSWAWSADKQEKFVFDLVADTTADLHRRVLLLSATPVLHNEKSFLAMLHLLDPQVYPLDSLDSFKQRVQLRQEIAERMMDLREDESNFFLGDTLDVLGELLAEDSEFQTLRKELGQLVEQDIDEQDSRRIELIHSIRTHVSDMWRLHRRILRSRRTDATSAYLPGRGGAKRITYTCDNESGLADAIEDWRLTLSASLFSATDAEKDVAGGLVRVMDEFASCEPRRALEFATARLRGGAPNATGSLPLCDGEPEMLQQIIRAATDCDHSARLQKLYQLIGSGDEQVSWVVFASEPETADLIFEFLDLRLPRGRVLRHACESSLWTQFKSEYRGYVLVCDRAAEEGLNFQKRGASAIHYDLPFSPNRIEQRMGRLDRFGSGMPVQAAVLVCDGSAIQKRWFDLVDGALGVFTRSIASLQYVIEGSMRSVFAHFLDSGADAFVEAGEKLGGDEGMVADELNRIRAQDTIDSFDTDVVTQEFADELENSDRKLAQQSVEIFTKWLKRGLHFRISGEEQRYDDVFQYEFTRRVDYGRRGPYGKDTLMPIDEFKRFFATSIDDIESEKPVVLTTVPLTFDRVTSQRRSCRLLRVGDPFVDAMEAFTRWDDRGCSYAFWRYVPSYRGEDDPAVFFRFDFLVSPAIAPLKALCERHPGASWNAVLRRTQTIMPPRFATMWLDSDLERVSGKDDRAKLLVPAFSKGRSGLKEDFNLNRNRWDAASEFYDMSLWRDRCAAAREISERLLREQSGLPRWSSECIEKAARQGNQIQQQFRSRLAMTNGESKSSLEIDLHFEQELQQAQVEAFMDPDLRVDSVGAIFLSNRMPFNEVDEGEDDD; this comes from the coding sequence TTGTCGCAGGGACGAACGAAACACAACTTTGTGGAGTCATCCGAGAATAACCTGGGCATCGGCAAAGTCATCGCAATCAATGGCGAATCCGCGACGATCGAGTACTTTCGTTCGCCTGTAGGCGACGGGTGTCTGCATTGCGAAGTTCCCACCAAGAGCCTCGCACGAAAAGTGTTGTTTCCTGAAACGCGAGCGTACTACCGCAACCCCGAGACCGGCGAAGTCGAAGTCGGACGCATCTTGGCGTTTCACAAAGATGACGACAAGTACTTTGTACGTTTTCCCAATGAGGTTTGCCGCTTGCTTTCGAGCGAGGAAGTTGAAGTCCGGTGCCGGTTACCGATAGAAGACCCGACCGATCATCTTGCCGGCGAAGTTAACGAGACCGCATTTTGGCACTCGCTGCGTTCGGAATTCGTGCGGCATCTTATGGACCAGCAGCAAATGAGCGGCGGACTTTCTGCGTTGCTCTCCTCGTCGATTGAAATTGTCGCCCATCAAGCGTCCGTTGTTCGCCGAGTACTGACAGACCCGTTCCAGCGTTACTTGCTTGCCGACGAGGTAGGACTGGGGAAAACCATCGAAGCAGGCGTCTTGATCAAGCAATTTACGCTTGATGAACCAAGCGATCACCAGACCATTGTCATCGTTCCGGAAGCCCTGAGGATGCAGTGGCAGCAAGAGTTGACGCATCGATTTCATTTAGGAGAACTCCTCGGCAAGGCCATCCACATCGTTGCTAATCGGGACGCAAAACAACTTGGTTCAAACCTTCCGCGTGCTCGGATGATTGTTATCGATGAGGCCCATCATTTGAGTTCGTGGGCGTGGTCGGCGGACAAACAAGAAAAGTTTGTGTTTGATCTAGTTGCTGACACCACAGCCGATTTGCACCGTCGAGTATTGCTGCTTTCTGCAACTCCGGTGCTGCACAACGAAAAATCGTTTCTGGCGATGCTTCATTTGCTTGATCCACAAGTCTATCCGCTTGACAGTCTCGATTCGTTCAAACAGCGTGTGCAGTTGCGACAAGAAATCGCCGAACGCATGATGGATCTGCGAGAAGACGAATCAAACTTCTTTCTCGGCGACACGCTGGACGTGCTTGGTGAGTTGCTCGCGGAAGACAGCGAGTTTCAAACTCTACGAAAAGAACTTGGGCAACTCGTCGAACAAGACATTGATGAACAGGATAGTCGTCGCATCGAACTGATTCATTCGATCCGGACTCACGTCAGCGACATGTGGCGACTTCATCGACGGATTCTGCGAAGTCGGCGAACCGACGCGACATCGGCGTATCTGCCTGGTCGCGGCGGCGCAAAACGAATCACGTACACTTGTGACAACGAGTCTGGCTTGGCCGATGCGATCGAAGATTGGCGACTAACCCTTTCGGCATCACTGTTTTCGGCGACTGATGCGGAGAAAGACGTCGCCGGAGGTTTAGTACGTGTCATGGACGAATTCGCCTCTTGTGAACCCCGACGCGCACTTGAGTTCGCGACCGCTCGACTTCGCGGTGGTGCGCCCAACGCAACCGGCAGTCTTCCGCTGTGCGACGGCGAACCCGAAATGCTGCAACAGATCATCCGAGCAGCCACCGATTGCGATCACTCTGCAAGATTGCAGAAGTTGTATCAGCTAATTGGCAGTGGCGACGAACAAGTCTCCTGGGTTGTGTTCGCCAGCGAACCTGAAACGGCCGACTTGATCTTCGAGTTCCTTGACTTGCGACTCCCCCGCGGTCGCGTCCTTCGTCATGCATGCGAGTCTTCCCTCTGGACACAATTCAAGAGCGAGTACCGTGGTTACGTTCTCGTTTGCGATCGGGCGGCCGAAGAAGGCTTGAACTTTCAGAAACGTGGTGCCAGTGCGATTCACTACGACTTGCCGTTCTCACCAAACCGCATCGAGCAGCGAATGGGGCGTCTCGATCGCTTTGGTAGCGGCATGCCCGTTCAGGCCGCCGTATTGGTTTGTGATGGTTCGGCCATCCAGAAACGATGGTTCGATCTGGTTGACGGTGCCCTCGGCGTCTTCACTCGTTCGATCGCCAGTTTGCAATATGTCATCGAAGGCTCGATGAGAAGCGTTTTCGCTCATTTTTTGGATTCTGGGGCAGATGCTTTTGTCGAAGCAGGTGAGAAACTTGGCGGCGATGAGGGCATGGTCGCCGACGAACTCAATCGCATTCGCGCCCAAGATACCATTGATTCTTTCGATACCGATGTCGTGACCCAGGAGTTCGCGGACGAACTCGAGAACAGCGATCGCAAACTCGCTCAACAGTCGGTCGAGATATTTACGAAGTGGCTCAAGCGTGGTTTGCATTTTCGCATTTCGGGTGAAGAGCAACGGTACGACGACGTCTTTCAATACGAGTTCACTCGTCGTGTCGATTACGGGAGGCGCGGACCGTACGGGAAAGACACGCTCATGCCCATCGACGAATTCAAGCGTTTTTTCGCTACGTCGATCGATGATATCGAGTCGGAGAAGCCGGTCGTCCTTACAACCGTCCCGCTTACGTTTGATCGCGTCACATCGCAGCGGCGTTCATGCCGATTATTGCGAGTCGGTGATCCGTTCGTCGACGCTATGGAAGCCTTCACGCGATGGGACGATCGAGGATGCAGCTATGCGTTCTGGCGTTACGTGCCATCGTACCGTGGCGAAGACGATCCTGCCGTATTCTTCAGGTTTGATTTCCTCGTTTCACCGGCAATCGCACCACTGAAAGCTCTATGCGAGCGACACCCTGGCGCAAGTTGGAACGCTGTACTACGTCGCACGCAAACTATCATGCCACCTCGTTTCGCGACGATGTGGCTCGACTCGGACCTCGAAAGAGTCTCGGGCAAAGACGATCGCGCCAAACTGCTCGTCCCAGCGTTCAGCAAAGGCCGCTCTGGGCTCAAAGAAGATTTTAACCTCAATCGAAATCGCTGGGATGCCGCGAGTGAATTCTACGATATGTCGCTGTGGCGAGACCGGTGCGCTGCCGCGCGAGAGATATCTGAGCGTCTGTTACGGGAACAATCCGGTTTGCCAAGATGGTCGTCTGAATGCATCGAAAAGGCCGCTAGACAAGGAAACCAGATCCAGCAGCAGTTTCGATCGCGTCTGGCGATGACAAACGGTGAATCCAAGTCGTCGCTTGAAATAGATTTGCACTTTGAGCAAGAGCTCCAGCAAGCTCAAGTCGAAGCATTTATGGATCCTGATCTGCGAGTTGATTCAGTCGGAGCGATCTTTCTTTCGAATCGCATGCCTTTCAATGAAGTCGACGAAGGAGAGGATGACGATTGA
- a CDS encoding recombinase family protein — protein MLNRIFDPFKPLLVVLYLRMSSGKQNPRSPDQQEAEIRQRITALGYPWKIVGVYRDDAQSGRYTRKRAGYQKMLRDIRSGKVPADMILVDTLQRLGRNEDLGPTRKDLREQYGVLVLTADSHFADPTTPQGKAFGAFEEFRATEENRIKAHQVLRGKRDLARRGFWPGGAPPFGYRLVSKIAESDGRQYMEGSVLEPLPEESLVIQKLFERAKATGHGSARLAQHLNADPEIPEKFKPFHDATVRMWLKQEIYCGDLVWGKEATDVVSDTRVKEPNPESEWLRVPNFCPPIIERDVWEEVALVRLRRKRANDNKSTGNGKQIRPLAPGVSLTYPLSGLVQCAECKSAMRPITSGRSSNGGRTYAYYACPRAITGGGCSNKTYFPERWLFETVVDHLASRLFPADV, from the coding sequence ATGTTGAACCGCATTTTTGATCCATTCAAGCCACTTCTTGTGGTGCTGTATCTGCGGATGAGTTCTGGCAAGCAGAATCCTCGGAGTCCGGATCAGCAGGAGGCCGAAATTCGTCAACGAATTACTGCTCTCGGCTACCCGTGGAAGATTGTGGGAGTTTATCGCGATGACGCTCAAAGTGGGCGTTACACCCGCAAGCGAGCCGGCTATCAAAAAATGCTCCGGGATATCCGCTCGGGCAAAGTCCCCGCTGATATGATTCTGGTCGATACCCTGCAGCGCCTGGGACGCAATGAGGACTTGGGCCCGACGCGTAAGGACTTACGTGAACAATACGGCGTCCTCGTGCTCACGGCAGATTCCCATTTCGCTGATCCCACGACTCCTCAGGGTAAGGCCTTCGGAGCTTTCGAAGAGTTCCGAGCCACGGAGGAGAACCGCATTAAAGCTCACCAGGTCTTGCGCGGGAAGCGGGATCTGGCTCGACGCGGTTTTTGGCCCGGCGGTGCGCCCCCATTTGGCTATCGTCTTGTGTCAAAGATCGCCGAATCAGACGGTCGTCAGTACATGGAGGGCTCTGTACTGGAGCCACTCCCCGAAGAATCGCTCGTCATTCAGAAACTGTTCGAACGGGCCAAAGCGACAGGCCATGGATCGGCTCGCCTGGCACAACATCTGAATGCGGATCCTGAAATCCCGGAGAAGTTCAAACCGTTCCACGACGCAACGGTCCGTATGTGGCTCAAGCAGGAAATCTATTGCGGTGATCTGGTCTGGGGGAAGGAGGCCACGGACGTTGTCAGCGACACCCGCGTGAAGGAGCCGAATCCGGAATCGGAGTGGTTGCGCGTTCCGAACTTCTGCCCGCCGATCATCGAGCGGGACGTCTGGGAAGAGGTTGCTTTGGTACGTCTTCGTCGCAAGCGTGCCAACGACAATAAGTCCACGGGGAACGGCAAGCAGATCCGGCCTCTGGCGCCAGGCGTCTCGCTGACGTATCCACTCAGCGGCCTTGTCCAGTGTGCTGAGTGCAAGTCGGCAATGCGCCCAATCACGTCGGGACGTTCGAGTAACGGCGGCCGGACTTATGCCTATTACGCCTGTCCTCGCGCGATCACGGGCGGTGGTTGTTCCAATAAGACGTATTTTCCCGAGCGATGGCTCTTCGAAACGGTCGTGGACCACCTCGCTTCGCGACTGTTTCCGGCAGATGTATAG
- a CDS encoding MoaD/ThiS family protein, whose protein sequence is MKVLFINNDGGGFADYVEVPEGMTVMQLFERHTGTSKAHNYLIRVNRQPCSADQVLQDGDRVSFTPTKIEGAAVPQS, encoded by the coding sequence ATGAAGGTCCTCTTTATCAACAACGATGGCGGCGGCTTCGCAGACTACGTCGAAGTCCCCGAAGGCATGACGGTGATGCAGCTCTTCGAGCGGCACACCGGGACCAGCAAGGCTCACAACTATCTGATCCGGGTCAACCGCCAACCTTGCTCGGCCGACCAGGTGTTGCAGGATGGTGACCGGGTGTCGTTCACACCGACGAAGATCGAGGGAGCGGCCGTGCCACAGTCGTGA
- the dpdF gene encoding protein DpdF, with protein MSDFQAIQTALRELPKTDRLQFSMHDRSCEQLRRAVLSLSTNPQSVGSGDLAGLVRHVLRRGTLRDDPEYLLTVPSEPPWPNEDLWAESHVRVVGSDHQSLRLRAPESWIADWLEGSDKFSPFEASLREDYRRKGWPTSPHLPLDTALEYGLKLPFKGYQGPGQRLAIRSAFFLRPGGTLVVNLPTGTGKSLVAWAAALLAAPRELTVMITPTIALAIDQERQLRENYPHVPGGLPSEMAWHSGLSDAARKAIHQRLRDNTQRVLITSPESFVGSLSSVLYKTAESGLLKYFVVDEAHLVAQWGNDFRPEFQAMSGLRRELIKRCPKARAFRTLLLSATLTQESYDVLETLFSDGKFDSVNAVALRPEPEYWQSASATKHQRDKKVVELIRVAPRPFLLYVTTKRDADSWHRKIRELGIKRCGCVHGSTSNEERERVIDLWRAGEIDCVVATSAFGLGMDKSDVRTVIHACIPESIDRYYQEVGRAGRDGCASVSILLPCEDADKATAKLISQDRIISLEKGRDRWDDLMKAADFLPDKQIWRVNLNTRPTHIHQDSDANVAWNLRTLVLLNRAGIIRLESEEPPDTQRLDGENDQAFEARRQKATDEYFATAYLTILNDRHLDEEVWETVVQPERHRMYAASRESFDRMNDLLDGNREIGELLRDTYTVRTSNGGPRPEHCCSGCASCRANGIETSHRFSHPEPDLVQCIEHGDVASLQSLFRVQSPVVFVCVNNSQSDRECVSLCLDIIRQLVGRGVDEVAIPSEWMNKRGWKAIHESSPRRLVVGSPVSSYDLRKNDLRLPRATFLFEKPSPVVPRDLINMERPFHIIFAPEDAIEPGTGRKFFSTRPNIRDYELVQRLGQ; from the coding sequence TTGAGCGACTTTCAGGCCATCCAAACCGCTCTGCGTGAACTCCCTAAGACCGATCGTCTTCAGTTTTCAATGCATGACCGTAGTTGCGAACAACTGCGACGAGCAGTGCTGTCCCTGTCTACCAACCCGCAATCAGTTGGCTCGGGTGATCTTGCTGGTTTGGTACGGCATGTTTTGCGGCGAGGAACTCTGCGAGATGACCCCGAGTACCTGCTGACAGTGCCGTCCGAACCGCCTTGGCCGAATGAAGACTTGTGGGCTGAATCGCACGTCAGGGTTGTTGGAAGTGATCACCAATCCCTCCGGTTGCGTGCTCCGGAGTCGTGGATTGCTGACTGGTTGGAAGGCAGCGACAAGTTTAGCCCGTTTGAGGCGAGTCTTCGGGAAGATTATCGGCGCAAAGGTTGGCCCACGTCGCCACACTTGCCGCTAGACACCGCGTTGGAATACGGTTTGAAATTGCCGTTCAAAGGCTACCAAGGCCCAGGCCAGCGATTGGCGATTCGTTCTGCATTCTTTCTGAGGCCAGGCGGAACGTTGGTCGTCAACCTCCCCACTGGTACCGGCAAGAGTCTGGTTGCATGGGCAGCCGCATTGCTCGCCGCTCCGCGTGAATTGACGGTCATGATCACGCCAACTATCGCGTTGGCGATCGATCAGGAAAGGCAACTGCGGGAAAATTATCCGCATGTTCCAGGCGGACTACCATCGGAGATGGCTTGGCATAGCGGACTTAGCGACGCCGCGAGAAAGGCTATTCACCAGCGACTTCGCGACAACACTCAACGAGTGCTGATTACCTCGCCCGAGAGTTTTGTTGGATCACTCAGTAGCGTGCTTTACAAAACAGCCGAGAGTGGATTGCTGAAATACTTCGTCGTCGATGAAGCCCATCTGGTCGCCCAGTGGGGGAATGACTTTCGGCCTGAGTTTCAAGCGATGAGCGGACTCCGCCGGGAGTTGATCAAGAGATGCCCGAAAGCGCGAGCGTTTCGCACCCTTCTTCTGTCGGCAACGCTAACGCAAGAAAGCTATGACGTCTTAGAAACGTTATTCTCGGACGGGAAGTTTGATTCTGTAAACGCGGTTGCTTTACGACCGGAACCCGAATACTGGCAGTCCGCATCCGCTACGAAGCACCAACGAGACAAGAAGGTTGTCGAACTCATTCGTGTCGCGCCAAGACCCTTTTTGCTATACGTGACAACCAAGCGAGACGCCGACTCCTGGCATCGCAAAATTCGCGAACTTGGCATCAAACGTTGTGGTTGCGTTCATGGCAGCACGTCGAATGAGGAACGTGAACGAGTAATTGATCTTTGGCGAGCGGGCGAGATCGACTGCGTCGTCGCGACCTCGGCATTCGGATTGGGCATGGACAAGTCGGATGTTCGCACCGTCATTCATGCGTGCATTCCCGAGTCAATTGATCGCTATTACCAGGAAGTAGGGCGTGCGGGACGCGATGGATGTGCTTCTGTTTCCATTTTGCTGCCATGTGAGGATGCCGACAAGGCAACGGCGAAATTAATAAGTCAAGATCGCATTATCTCCCTAGAGAAAGGACGGGACCGATGGGACGATTTAATGAAGGCTGCTGACTTCCTGCCTGACAAGCAGATCTGGCGGGTAAACTTGAATACTCGGCCGACACACATCCATCAAGACAGTGATGCCAACGTCGCTTGGAATTTGCGGACGTTGGTTTTGCTCAATCGGGCTGGTATTATCCGCTTAGAGTCTGAAGAACCTCCGGATACGCAGCGTCTTGATGGGGAGAACGATCAAGCGTTCGAGGCACGTCGGCAAAAGGCGACTGATGAATATTTTGCGACAGCCTATTTGACGATTTTGAATGATCGGCATCTTGATGAAGAAGTCTGGGAGACGGTTGTCCAACCTGAACGCCACCGAATGTATGCGGCGAGTCGCGAGTCGTTTGACCGAATGAACGATCTCTTGGATGGGAACCGAGAGATTGGCGAGTTGCTTCGCGACACGTATACGGTACGCACATCCAACGGTGGCCCGCGACCAGAGCACTGCTGCTCAGGATGCGCCTCGTGCCGTGCAAATGGCATCGAAACGAGTCACCGATTCAGCCACCCAGAACCGGATTTGGTCCAGTGTATCGAGCACGGCGATGTCGCTTCACTTCAATCACTCTTTCGAGTTCAGTCGCCGGTCGTTTTTGTCTGCGTCAACAATTCACAAAGTGACCGCGAATGCGTCAGCCTTTGTCTGGACATCATTCGGCAGTTAGTTGGCCGAGGCGTTGACGAAGTTGCGATTCCCAGCGAATGGATGAACAAGCGTGGTTGGAAAGCGATCCATGAGTCGTCTCCTCGACGTCTCGTGGTGGGAAGTCCTGTTTCATCATACGATCTTCGAAAAAACGACCTCCGTTTGCCTCGAGCAACGTTTCTATTTGAGAAGCCTTCCCCAGTTGTCCCCCGCGATTTGATCAACATGGAGCGACCTTTTCACATCATTTTTGCACCTGAAGATGCCATCGAACCTGGAACCGGACGAAAGTTCTTCAGCACTCGTCCAAACATTCGCGACTATGAGTTGGTCCAAAGGTTGGGGCAGTAA